Proteins encoded by one window of Carassius auratus strain Wakin chromosome 8, ASM336829v1, whole genome shotgun sequence:
- the sh3glb2a gene encoding endophilin-B2a isoform X2, with protein MDFNVRKFATDAGIFFSRAVQFTEEKLGQAEKTELDAHFENLLSRADCTKNWTEKIYRQTEVVLQPNPGARIEEFLYEKLDRKVPPRPTNGEILGQFMLEAAKEFGAETPYGSTLIKVGDCQRRLGGAEREFLQTSSISFLTPLRNFLEGDWRTISRERKLLENLRLDLDACKARLKKAKAAETKAACEGEAVPDFQETRPRNYVLSASASALWNEELDKAEHELRVAQTEFDRQAEVTRLLLEGISSTHVNHLRCLCEFVEAQAMYYSQCHKYMLELQRELGSCSGDICPGSLDVNCLPDRSPTDPSAFLPLNSSSPLERDALQIEEVQPPASGTRKAKVLYDYDAADSIELSLRADELITVYTVPGIDSDWLIGERGNQKGRVPVTYLELLS; from the exons ATGGATTTCAACGTGAGGAAATTCGCTACAGATGCTGGGATATTCTTTTCACGAGCCGTTCAG TTTACAGAGGAGAAACTGGGACAGGCTGAGAAGACCGAGCTGGACGCTCACTTTGAGAATCTGCTGTCCAGAGCTGACTGCACCAAAAACTGGACGGAGAAAATCTACAGACAGACTGAAGTCGTGCTTCAGCCGAACCCTG GTGCTCGCATCGAAGAGTTCCTGTATGAAAAGCTCGACCGGAAGGTTCCCCCGCGGCCCACTAATGGAGAGATCTTAGGACAGTTCATGCTGGAAGCCGCCAAAGAGTTTGGAGCAGAAACCCCGTACG gaAGCACCCTGATCAAAGTGGGCGACTGTCAGAGGAGACTGGGCGGCGCTGAGAGAGAGTTTCTGCAGACCTCATCCATCAGCTTCCTCACACCCCTGCGCAACTTCCTGGAGGGCGACTGGAGGACCATTTCT AGAGAGCGTAAACTTCTGGAGAATCTGCGCTTGGATCTGGACGCTTGTAAAGCGCGACTCAAGAAGGCCAAAGCGGCGGAGACCAAAGCTGCC TGTGAGGGAGAA GCTGTTCCAGACTTTCAAGAGACAAGACCACGTAATTATGTGCTGTCTGCCAGTGCATCTGCG CTCTGGAATGAGGAGCTTGATAAA GCGGAGCATGAATTGCGTGTTGCTCAGACGGAGTTTGACAGACAGGCTGAGGTCACCAGACTCCTCCTGGAGGGCATCAGCAGCACACAT GTGAATCATCTGCGCTGCCTGTGTGAGTTTGTGGAAGCGCAGGCGATGTATTACAGCCAGTGTCACAAGTACATGCTGGAGCTGCAGAGAGAGCTGGGCAG CTGCAGTGGAGACAT ATGCCCCGGCTCTTTGGATGTGAATTGCCTCCCTGACAGAAGCCCCACGGACCCGTCTGCCTTCCTGCCGCTGAACTCTTCGTCTCCGCTGGAAAGAGACGCTCTGCAGATTGAAGAAGTTCAGCCGCCGGCCAGTGGCACACGCAAGGCCAAAGTGCTGTATGACTACGACGCTGCAGACTCCATTGAGCTCTCGCTGCGGGCCGATGAG CTCATCACCGTGTACACAGTGCCTGGAAtcgactctgattggctgattggagAGCGAGGAAACCAGAAGGGGAGGGTGCCTGTTACCTATCTGGAGCTGTTGAGCTAG